From the Excalfactoria chinensis isolate bCotChi1 chromosome 1, bCotChi1.hap2, whole genome shotgun sequence genome, one window contains:
- the CLTRN gene encoding collectrin, which yields MLGVLLLAFSIVSVASAELCKPDAQNAFKVRLSIKTALGDNAYAWDANEEYLFKAMMAFAMRRYSSKSTTQISNVLLCNVTDRVSFWFVVTDSSKNTTTVPGSEVEAAIRMNRNRINSAFLLSDKTLQFLKISTTLSPPVEPSTPVWLIVFGVVLSLIVAGIVFLVVSGIQQRKKKNKESTERENLEEKGEVTVTIENGIPCETLDLKTGHVNGVFAADDERFTSL from the exons ATGTTAGGAgttttgctgcttgctttctctatagtttctgttgcttctgctgagctctgcaagcCAG ATGCACAGAATGCTTTCAAAGTACGGCTTAGTATCAAAACAGCTTTGGGAGATAATGCA TATGCCTGGGATGCAAATGAAGAATACCTCTTCAAAGCAATGATGGCTTTTGCAATGAGAAGATACTCCAGCAAGAGCACAACTCA AATTTCCAACGTGCTGCTCTGCAATGTGACGGATCGGGTGTCATTTTGGTTTGTGGTCACTGATTCCTCCAAAAACACGACAACTGTTCCGGGAAGTGAGGTAGAGGCAGCCATCAG GATGAACCGGAACAGAATCAACAGCGCCTTCCTTCTGAGTGACAAAACATTGCAGTTCCTGAAGATATCCACAACTCTGTCACCACCTGTTGAGCCCTCCACACCTGTCTGGCTTATTGTATTTGGTGTTGTTCTTTCTCTCATTGTGGCTGGAATTGTTTTCCTCGTTGTTTCAGGGATTCAGCAACGCAAGAA aaagaataaagagtcaacagagagagaaaatttagAAGAGAAAGGCGAAGTGACAGTAACAATAGAAAATGGGATTCCTTGCGAAACACTGGATTTAAAAACAGGCCACGTTAATGGAGTCTTTGCAGCAGATGATGAACGGTTCACGTCCTTATGA